A window of the Phaseolus vulgaris cultivar G19833 unplaced genomic scaffold, P. vulgaris v2.0 scaffold_21, whole genome shotgun sequence genome harbors these coding sequences:
- the LOC137817224 gene encoding probable endo-1,3(4)-beta-glucanase AFLA_105200: MKEARAAKAGASSALAADPNPPSTLPLPPPTPTEAPLGSSSLSPHSPEALQTPGSPLPIAAVPLVVASSPAPTPLGKGKRVLEISDDEDSDGVAPFKRRKSARVPLLPAASPQGEDSFRDNPPSATSLPPTTVQEDIGEGAESAPPPPPAEVSASPVPVAAAPDLIAIPPPIIHLMRGFSGGTMPEGSDRKEGMPFYLGAFLAVALEWRAQARNAALQSHTLQALETRVATLEEERKILGRQNETYQTTLKQAQETKAEAEKQLAEAAELQVDSYTREVTLQVQVTGLQGMVEAYDEVQKVEVSRLRVEKESLEKQVASGDATIKELEKDKKSLIDDMAGTFEEGFQEALAQAVCENPGIDISNCDSTHHIDDGKVVPLDLDD; encoded by the exons atgaaggaggctcgtgctgccaaagcgggcgcctcctccgccctTGCTGCTGACCCGAACCCCCCATCAACCCTGCCCCTGCCACCACCGACTCCTACTGAAGCtccactaggctcatcttcactGTCCCCACATAGCCCTGAGGCGCTTCAGACTCCCGGCTCTCCTCTgcccatcgccgccgttccTCTTGTCGTGGCCTCATCGCCGGCCCCAACCCCCCTCGgtaaagggaaacgggtcttggagatatccgacgatgaggactcggatggcgtggcacccttcaagaggaggaaatctgcAAGGGTTCCCCTCCTACCGGCGGCGTCGCCCCAAGGAGAGGATTCtttcagggacaaccctcccaGCGCTACTTCCCTTCCCCCCACAACTGTCCAAGAGGATATAGGCGAAGGCGCTGAGTCTGCTCCACCCCCGccaccggcagaggtctctGCTTCTCCTGTCCCCGTCGCTGCTGCCCCCgatctcatcgccatccctcctccaattatacatctgatgaggggtttcagtggtGGGACAATGCCAGAAGGttccgacaggaaggagggcatgcccttctacttgggggccttcttggcggtggcccttgaatggcgcgcccaggccagaaacgctgcTTTGCAATCCCataccctccaggccttggaaactaGGGTTGCTACCCTGGAGGAGGAAAGGAAGATTCTGGGACGCCAAAACGAAACTTACCAGACCAccctgaagcaggcgcaagagACCAAAGCAGAGGCTGAGaaacaactggcagaggcggcGGAGCTGCAGGTTGACTCCTACACTCGGGAAGTCACTCTTCAAGTCCAAGTCACAGGCCTCCAGGGCATGGTCGAAGCTTACGACGAAGTCCAAAAG gtcgaaGTCAGCCGactccgcgtggagaaggaaaGTTTGGAGAAACAAGTGGCCTCGGGGGACGCCACCATtaaggagctagagaaggacaagaAGTCCCTCATCGATGATatggcgggtaccttcgaggaggggttccaagaggctctaGCCCAGGCCGTCTGCGAGAACCCGGGGATTGACATTTCCAACTGCGACTCCACTCACCATATCGATGATGGAAAAGTCGTGCCCCTGGATCTGGATGATTGA
- the LOC137817223 gene encoding uncharacterized protein: MDVAIPATFVGPKVVFTGSEDPEANLTAFHTQMMLVGGTDAVRCKLFMSTLVGTSMEWFISLPDGHITSFAQLTKLFREQYIANRAPPPNSYDLFDVRQYQGETLKEFVNRFGAQVVRVNTTNESMIVNAFRKGISLGPFSESLIRSHPKTFAKIRCCVVSHIAAEGEVNEKRVSAAPACPRASSRAPPPRVHEATTSKKNQGRKRPYAPRKPQDKGRVRENRSA, from the coding sequence ATGGACGTAGCCATACCAGCTACGTTCGTGGGCCCGAAGGTGGTTTTCACGGGCtcggaggatcctgaagctaaCCTCACTgcgtttcacacgcagatgatgctagTAGGCGGTACTGATGCCGTCAGgtgcaagctgttcatgagtACCTTGGTGGGAACATCAATGGAGTGGTTCATCAGTCTCCCTGATGGCCACATCACTTCGTTTGCGCAGTTGACCAAgctgttcagggaacaatataTAGCAAATCGAGCCCCTCCTCCCAACTCTTACGATCTTTTCGacgtaaggcagtaccagggggagACGCTGAAGGAGTTTGTTAACAGGTTTGGAGCACAGGTGGTGAGGGTGAACACCACCAATGAGTCCATGATAGTGAATGCATTCAGGAAAGGGATCAGCCTTGGACCTTTTAGCGAATCGCTCATAAGGAGCCACCCCAAGACGTTCGCAAAAATTAGGTGTTGTGTAGTGTCACACATCGCAGCTGAGGGGGAGGTGAATGAAAAGCGTGTCAGCGCTGCACCAGCATGCCCGCGAGCATCGTCGCGTGCCCCGCCCCCGAGGGTGCACGAGGCCACGACAAGCAAGAAGAACCAGGGAAGGAAGCGACCTTATGCGCCGAGGAAGCCTCAGGACAAAGGGCGTGTCAGGGAGAATAGGTCGGCATGA